A stretch of the Cucurbita pepo subsp. pepo cultivar mu-cu-16 chromosome LG16, ASM280686v2, whole genome shotgun sequence genome encodes the following:
- the LOC111777629 gene encoding uncharacterized protein LOC111777629 isoform X4, which translates to MAGKGNERLDCTHASNPYHVCFEHCSEKKGESKKQIARKYSGDGAMKYSGERKKTVRSDCSNGSNPYHNCNEFCSNITTQSGRPRAERNSGSGGATKDSRPKSPRKLNVSSVSAVSSKPQVTKARGLPEENTNLRNGDYIKPYAEETCFVEDSLTIEEQNKFSHLILVSANSLKTDASSITYVKSKEDIKTRPDEVSEIVQDPPVHDEEGGRTTASLNITSFPFPDMVRNHIKRDEDEVKSVLSEPSVPVGKYYVKASSAPILQSIFNKHGDIAASCKLESTSIRSYYLESVCYIIQELQHTKFSQKVSKSKVKELLAIINDLVSSEMNVGWLHSILNDVAEAVESSSGQQWSLEVAKANCDHELELTKKELESRVEDLTRKEKEMSSAKAKVVDTRARLSELELKYGQLNEEISSLQLKVNGIKINTLTDQLL; encoded by the exons ATGGCTGGAAAAGGAAATGAACGTTTAGATTGTACACATGCTTCCAATCCTTACCATGTCTGCTTTGAACACTGTTCTGAAAAGAAGGGTGAAAGCAAGAAGCAGATAGCTAGAAAGTATTCAG GCGATGGTGCGATGAAGTATAGCGGCGAACGCAAAAAGACGGTTCGTTCAGATTGCAGTAATGGATCGAATCCTTACCACAACTGTAATGAATTCTGCTCCAACATAACCACTCAATCTGGCAGGCCAAGGGCAGAAAGGAATTCAG GTTCAGGTGGAGCAACGAAGGATTCGAGGCCAAAATCACCCCGAAAACTCAATGTATCTTCGGTGAGTGCCGTTTCGTCTAAACCTCAAGTAACTAAAGCCCGTGGTCTTCCAGAGGAAAATACAAATTTGAGGAATGGTGACTATATCAAGCCGTATGCTGAGGAAACTTGCTTTGTTGAAGACTCTTTGACGATTGAGGAGCAAAATAAGTTCTCCCATTTGATTCTAGTGTCTGCAAATTCCCTGAAG ACTGATGCTTCCTCAATTACTTATGTGAAATCAAAAGAAGACATTAAAACAAGGCCTGATGAAGTTTCTGAAATAGTGCAAGATCCTCCAGTTCATGATGAGGAAGGTGGTCGTACAACCGCTTCACTCAATATCACTAGCTTCCCTTTCCCCGACATGGTTCGTAATCATATAAAACGGGACGAGGACGAGGTTAAATCTGTATTATCTGAGCCATCGGTACCTGTGGGGAAGTACTACGTTAAAGCAAGTTCCGCCCCCATTCTGCAATCAATCTTCAACAAGCACGGAGACATAGCGGCTTCATGTAAACTGGAATCGACATCAATCCGCTCTTATTATTTGGAGAGTGTGTGCTATATCATTCAAGAGTTGCAGCACACAAAATTCTCTCAGAAGGTATCCAAGTCCAAAGTTAAAGAACTCTTAGCCATCATCAACGACTTGGTTTCTTCAGAAATGAACGTTGGTTGGTTGCATAGTATACTCAACGACGTTGCAGAAGCTGTTGAGTCCTCCAGCGGCCAACAATGGAGTCTGGAGGTGGCCAAGGCAAACTGCGACCACGAGTTGGAGCTGACCAAGAAAGAACTCGAATCTCGAGTCGAGGATTTAAcacgaaaagaaaaggaaatgagCAGTGCGAAGGCAAAAGTCGTCGACACCAGAGCTCGGTTGAGTGAACTCGAGCTCAAATATGGTCAGCTGAATGAGGAGATTTCATCTCTGCAGTTAAAGGTTAATGGTATCAAAATCAATACCTTGACCGATCAacttttgtaa
- the LOC111777629 gene encoding uncharacterized protein LOC111777629 isoform X2, which translates to MAESNNGAQCTSIIRLYQQPNRSQGFQMAGKGNERLDCTHASNPYHVCFEHCSEKKGESKKQIARKYSGDGAMKYSGERKKTVRSDCSNGSNPYHNCNEFCSNITTQSGRPRAERNSGSGGATKDSRPKSPRKLNVSSVSAVSSKPQVTKARGLPEENTNLRNGDYIKPYAEETCFVEDSLTIEEQNKFSHLILVSANSLKTDASSITYVKSKEDIKTRPDEVSEIVQDPPVHDEEGGRTTASLNITSFPFPDMVRNHIKRDEDEVKSVLSEPSVPVGKYYVKASSAPILQSIFNKHGDIAASCKLESTSIRSYYLESVCYIIQELQHTKFSQKVSKSKVKELLAIINDLVSSEMNVGWLHSILNDVAEAVESSSGQQWSLEVAKANCDHELELTKKELESRVEDLTRKEKEMSSAKAKVVDTRARLSELELKYGQLNEEISSLQLKVNGIKINTLTDQLL; encoded by the exons ATGGCGGAGTCAAACAATGGCGCCCAATGTACTTCCATTATCAGACTGTACCAACAACCAAATCGGAGCCAAG GGTTTCAAATGGCTGGAAAAGGAAATGAACGTTTAGATTGTACACATGCTTCCAATCCTTACCATGTCTGCTTTGAACACTGTTCTGAAAAGAAGGGTGAAAGCAAGAAGCAGATAGCTAGAAAGTATTCAG GCGATGGTGCGATGAAGTATAGCGGCGAACGCAAAAAGACGGTTCGTTCAGATTGCAGTAATGGATCGAATCCTTACCACAACTGTAATGAATTCTGCTCCAACATAACCACTCAATCTGGCAGGCCAAGGGCAGAAAGGAATTCAG GTTCAGGTGGAGCAACGAAGGATTCGAGGCCAAAATCACCCCGAAAACTCAATGTATCTTCGGTGAGTGCCGTTTCGTCTAAACCTCAAGTAACTAAAGCCCGTGGTCTTCCAGAGGAAAATACAAATTTGAGGAATGGTGACTATATCAAGCCGTATGCTGAGGAAACTTGCTTTGTTGAAGACTCTTTGACGATTGAGGAGCAAAATAAGTTCTCCCATTTGATTCTAGTGTCTGCAAATTCCCTGAAG ACTGATGCTTCCTCAATTACTTATGTGAAATCAAAAGAAGACATTAAAACAAGGCCTGATGAAGTTTCTGAAATAGTGCAAGATCCTCCAGTTCATGATGAGGAAGGTGGTCGTACAACCGCTTCACTCAATATCACTAGCTTCCCTTTCCCCGACATGGTTCGTAATCATATAAAACGGGACGAGGACGAGGTTAAATCTGTATTATCTGAGCCATCGGTACCTGTGGGGAAGTACTACGTTAAAGCAAGTTCCGCCCCCATTCTGCAATCAATCTTCAACAAGCACGGAGACATAGCGGCTTCATGTAAACTGGAATCGACATCAATCCGCTCTTATTATTTGGAGAGTGTGTGCTATATCATTCAAGAGTTGCAGCACACAAAATTCTCTCAGAAGGTATCCAAGTCCAAAGTTAAAGAACTCTTAGCCATCATCAACGACTTGGTTTCTTCAGAAATGAACGTTGGTTGGTTGCATAGTATACTCAACGACGTTGCAGAAGCTGTTGAGTCCTCCAGCGGCCAACAATGGAGTCTGGAGGTGGCCAAGGCAAACTGCGACCACGAGTTGGAGCTGACCAAGAAAGAACTCGAATCTCGAGTCGAGGATTTAAcacgaaaagaaaaggaaatgagCAGTGCGAAGGCAAAAGTCGTCGACACCAGAGCTCGGTTGAGTGAACTCGAGCTCAAATATGGTCAGCTGAATGAGGAGATTTCATCTCTGCAGTTAAAGGTTAATGGTATCAAAATCAATACCTTGACCGATCAacttttgtaa
- the LOC111777629 gene encoding uncharacterized protein LOC111777629 isoform X1: MAESNNGAQCTSIIRLYQQPNRSQGFQMAGKGNERLDCTHASNPYHVCFEHCSEKKGESKKQIARKYSGDGAMKYSGERKKTVRSDCSNGSNPYHNCNEFCSNITTQSGRPRAERNSAAGSGGATKDSRPKSPRKLNVSSVSAVSSKPQVTKARGLPEENTNLRNGDYIKPYAEETCFVEDSLTIEEQNKFSHLILVSANSLKTDASSITYVKSKEDIKTRPDEVSEIVQDPPVHDEEGGRTTASLNITSFPFPDMVRNHIKRDEDEVKSVLSEPSVPVGKYYVKASSAPILQSIFNKHGDIAASCKLESTSIRSYYLESVCYIIQELQHTKFSQKVSKSKVKELLAIINDLVSSEMNVGWLHSILNDVAEAVESSSGQQWSLEVAKANCDHELELTKKELESRVEDLTRKEKEMSSAKAKVVDTRARLSELELKYGQLNEEISSLQLKVNGIKINTLTDQLL, translated from the exons ATGGCGGAGTCAAACAATGGCGCCCAATGTACTTCCATTATCAGACTGTACCAACAACCAAATCGGAGCCAAG GGTTTCAAATGGCTGGAAAAGGAAATGAACGTTTAGATTGTACACATGCTTCCAATCCTTACCATGTCTGCTTTGAACACTGTTCTGAAAAGAAGGGTGAAAGCAAGAAGCAGATAGCTAGAAAGTATTCAG GCGATGGTGCGATGAAGTATAGCGGCGAACGCAAAAAGACGGTTCGTTCAGATTGCAGTAATGGATCGAATCCTTACCACAACTGTAATGAATTCTGCTCCAACATAACCACTCAATCTGGCAGGCCAAGGGCAGAAAGGAATTCAG CTGCAGGTTCAGGTGGAGCAACGAAGGATTCGAGGCCAAAATCACCCCGAAAACTCAATGTATCTTCGGTGAGTGCCGTTTCGTCTAAACCTCAAGTAACTAAAGCCCGTGGTCTTCCAGAGGAAAATACAAATTTGAGGAATGGTGACTATATCAAGCCGTATGCTGAGGAAACTTGCTTTGTTGAAGACTCTTTGACGATTGAGGAGCAAAATAAGTTCTCCCATTTGATTCTAGTGTCTGCAAATTCCCTGAAG ACTGATGCTTCCTCAATTACTTATGTGAAATCAAAAGAAGACATTAAAACAAGGCCTGATGAAGTTTCTGAAATAGTGCAAGATCCTCCAGTTCATGATGAGGAAGGTGGTCGTACAACCGCTTCACTCAATATCACTAGCTTCCCTTTCCCCGACATGGTTCGTAATCATATAAAACGGGACGAGGACGAGGTTAAATCTGTATTATCTGAGCCATCGGTACCTGTGGGGAAGTACTACGTTAAAGCAAGTTCCGCCCCCATTCTGCAATCAATCTTCAACAAGCACGGAGACATAGCGGCTTCATGTAAACTGGAATCGACATCAATCCGCTCTTATTATTTGGAGAGTGTGTGCTATATCATTCAAGAGTTGCAGCACACAAAATTCTCTCAGAAGGTATCCAAGTCCAAAGTTAAAGAACTCTTAGCCATCATCAACGACTTGGTTTCTTCAGAAATGAACGTTGGTTGGTTGCATAGTATACTCAACGACGTTGCAGAAGCTGTTGAGTCCTCCAGCGGCCAACAATGGAGTCTGGAGGTGGCCAAGGCAAACTGCGACCACGAGTTGGAGCTGACCAAGAAAGAACTCGAATCTCGAGTCGAGGATTTAAcacgaaaagaaaaggaaatgagCAGTGCGAAGGCAAAAGTCGTCGACACCAGAGCTCGGTTGAGTGAACTCGAGCTCAAATATGGTCAGCTGAATGAGGAGATTTCATCTCTGCAGTTAAAGGTTAATGGTATCAAAATCAATACCTTGACCGATCAacttttgtaa
- the LOC111777629 gene encoding uncharacterized protein LOC111777629 isoform X5 — protein sequence MKYSGERKKTVRSDCSNGSNPYHNCNEFCSNITTQSGRPRAERNSAAGSGGATKDSRPKSPRKLNVSSVSAVSSKPQVTKARGLPEENTNLRNGDYIKPYAEETCFVEDSLTIEEQNKFSHLILVSANSLKTDASSITYVKSKEDIKTRPDEVSEIVQDPPVHDEEGGRTTASLNITSFPFPDMVRNHIKRDEDEVKSVLSEPSVPVGKYYVKASSAPILQSIFNKHGDIAASCKLESTSIRSYYLESVCYIIQELQHTKFSQKVSKSKVKELLAIINDLVSSEMNVGWLHSILNDVAEAVESSSGQQWSLEVAKANCDHELELTKKELESRVEDLTRKEKEMSSAKAKVVDTRARLSELELKYGQLNEEISSLQLKVNGIKINTLTDQLL from the exons ATGAAGTATAGCGGCGAACGCAAAAAGACGGTTCGTTCAGATTGCAGTAATGGATCGAATCCTTACCACAACTGTAATGAATTCTGCTCCAACATAACCACTCAATCTGGCAGGCCAAGGGCAGAAAGGAATTCAG CTGCAGGTTCAGGTGGAGCAACGAAGGATTCGAGGCCAAAATCACCCCGAAAACTCAATGTATCTTCGGTGAGTGCCGTTTCGTCTAAACCTCAAGTAACTAAAGCCCGTGGTCTTCCAGAGGAAAATACAAATTTGAGGAATGGTGACTATATCAAGCCGTATGCTGAGGAAACTTGCTTTGTTGAAGACTCTTTGACGATTGAGGAGCAAAATAAGTTCTCCCATTTGATTCTAGTGTCTGCAAATTCCCTGAAG ACTGATGCTTCCTCAATTACTTATGTGAAATCAAAAGAAGACATTAAAACAAGGCCTGATGAAGTTTCTGAAATAGTGCAAGATCCTCCAGTTCATGATGAGGAAGGTGGTCGTACAACCGCTTCACTCAATATCACTAGCTTCCCTTTCCCCGACATGGTTCGTAATCATATAAAACGGGACGAGGACGAGGTTAAATCTGTATTATCTGAGCCATCGGTACCTGTGGGGAAGTACTACGTTAAAGCAAGTTCCGCCCCCATTCTGCAATCAATCTTCAACAAGCACGGAGACATAGCGGCTTCATGTAAACTGGAATCGACATCAATCCGCTCTTATTATTTGGAGAGTGTGTGCTATATCATTCAAGAGTTGCAGCACACAAAATTCTCTCAGAAGGTATCCAAGTCCAAAGTTAAAGAACTCTTAGCCATCATCAACGACTTGGTTTCTTCAGAAATGAACGTTGGTTGGTTGCATAGTATACTCAACGACGTTGCAGAAGCTGTTGAGTCCTCCAGCGGCCAACAATGGAGTCTGGAGGTGGCCAAGGCAAACTGCGACCACGAGTTGGAGCTGACCAAGAAAGAACTCGAATCTCGAGTCGAGGATTTAAcacgaaaagaaaaggaaatgagCAGTGCGAAGGCAAAAGTCGTCGACACCAGAGCTCGGTTGAGTGAACTCGAGCTCAAATATGGTCAGCTGAATGAGGAGATTTCATCTCTGCAGTTAAAGGTTAATGGTATCAAAATCAATACCTTGACCGATCAacttttgtaa
- the LOC111777629 gene encoding uncharacterized protein LOC111777629 isoform X3 yields MAGKGNERLDCTHASNPYHVCFEHCSEKKGESKKQIARKYSGDGAMKYSGERKKTVRSDCSNGSNPYHNCNEFCSNITTQSGRPRAERNSAAGSGGATKDSRPKSPRKLNVSSVSAVSSKPQVTKARGLPEENTNLRNGDYIKPYAEETCFVEDSLTIEEQNKFSHLILVSANSLKTDASSITYVKSKEDIKTRPDEVSEIVQDPPVHDEEGGRTTASLNITSFPFPDMVRNHIKRDEDEVKSVLSEPSVPVGKYYVKASSAPILQSIFNKHGDIAASCKLESTSIRSYYLESVCYIIQELQHTKFSQKVSKSKVKELLAIINDLVSSEMNVGWLHSILNDVAEAVESSSGQQWSLEVAKANCDHELELTKKELESRVEDLTRKEKEMSSAKAKVVDTRARLSELELKYGQLNEEISSLQLKVNGIKINTLTDQLL; encoded by the exons ATGGCTGGAAAAGGAAATGAACGTTTAGATTGTACACATGCTTCCAATCCTTACCATGTCTGCTTTGAACACTGTTCTGAAAAGAAGGGTGAAAGCAAGAAGCAGATAGCTAGAAAGTATTCAG GCGATGGTGCGATGAAGTATAGCGGCGAACGCAAAAAGACGGTTCGTTCAGATTGCAGTAATGGATCGAATCCTTACCACAACTGTAATGAATTCTGCTCCAACATAACCACTCAATCTGGCAGGCCAAGGGCAGAAAGGAATTCAG CTGCAGGTTCAGGTGGAGCAACGAAGGATTCGAGGCCAAAATCACCCCGAAAACTCAATGTATCTTCGGTGAGTGCCGTTTCGTCTAAACCTCAAGTAACTAAAGCCCGTGGTCTTCCAGAGGAAAATACAAATTTGAGGAATGGTGACTATATCAAGCCGTATGCTGAGGAAACTTGCTTTGTTGAAGACTCTTTGACGATTGAGGAGCAAAATAAGTTCTCCCATTTGATTCTAGTGTCTGCAAATTCCCTGAAG ACTGATGCTTCCTCAATTACTTATGTGAAATCAAAAGAAGACATTAAAACAAGGCCTGATGAAGTTTCTGAAATAGTGCAAGATCCTCCAGTTCATGATGAGGAAGGTGGTCGTACAACCGCTTCACTCAATATCACTAGCTTCCCTTTCCCCGACATGGTTCGTAATCATATAAAACGGGACGAGGACGAGGTTAAATCTGTATTATCTGAGCCATCGGTACCTGTGGGGAAGTACTACGTTAAAGCAAGTTCCGCCCCCATTCTGCAATCAATCTTCAACAAGCACGGAGACATAGCGGCTTCATGTAAACTGGAATCGACATCAATCCGCTCTTATTATTTGGAGAGTGTGTGCTATATCATTCAAGAGTTGCAGCACACAAAATTCTCTCAGAAGGTATCCAAGTCCAAAGTTAAAGAACTCTTAGCCATCATCAACGACTTGGTTTCTTCAGAAATGAACGTTGGTTGGTTGCATAGTATACTCAACGACGTTGCAGAAGCTGTTGAGTCCTCCAGCGGCCAACAATGGAGTCTGGAGGTGGCCAAGGCAAACTGCGACCACGAGTTGGAGCTGACCAAGAAAGAACTCGAATCTCGAGTCGAGGATTTAAcacgaaaagaaaaggaaatgagCAGTGCGAAGGCAAAAGTCGTCGACACCAGAGCTCGGTTGAGTGAACTCGAGCTCAAATATGGTCAGCTGAATGAGGAGATTTCATCTCTGCAGTTAAAGGTTAATGGTATCAAAATCAATACCTTGACCGATCAacttttgtaa
- the LOC111777631 gene encoding basic blue protein-like produces MMMMMVKLLMFLSFGGLSMCEVFLVGDEEGWNSGINFATWSQNHNFTKGDFLVFNYAKSVHNVYEVTEETFRSCETSNGVLGEYESGNDQIELKEARKYWFICNVAGHCLGGMRFGIDVKQPNSTSHLPPSPVQSPPPPTNHGSNHGSYAIWSTFMCIIAFQTLFV; encoded by the exons atgatgatgatgatggtgaagTTGTTGATGTTTCTTAGCTTTGGTGGATTGTCAATGTGTGAGGTGTTTCTTGTTGGAGACGAAGAGGGCTGGAACTCTGGCATCAATTTTGCTACCTGGTCTCAAAACCACAACTTCACCAAAGGAGATTTTCTAG TTTTCAATTATGCAAAGAGTGTACACAATGTGTATGAAGTTACTGAGGAAACATTCAGATCATGCGAGACAAGTAATGGAGTATTGGGTGAATACGAGAGTGGAAACGATCAAATTGAGCTGAAAGAAGCAAGGAAGTATTGGTTCATATGCAATGTGGCTGGTCATTGCTTGGGCGGAATGAGGTTTGGAATTGATGTCAAACAACCCAATTCTACGAGCCATCTCCCACCTAGTCCAGTTCAATCTCCTCCCCCACCCACTAACCATGGCTCTAACCATGGAAGCTATGCAATATGGAGCACTTTTATGTGTATTATAGCATTTCAAACTCTGTTCGTTTGA
- the LOC111777632 gene encoding uncharacterized protein LOC111777632 encodes MAFFTGGGRFRELLKKYGKVAIGVHFSVSAASITGLYVAIKNNVDVESLLDKLHMDGFSSKDQSQTSPDDGLVIEESPASDIQSTVAQEPRTRNRTAELAASTGSALALAVLCNKALLPIRIPITIGLTPPIARMLARRGIMRSG; translated from the coding sequence ATGGCTTTCTTCACCGGCGGCGGCCGATTCCGCGAGCTTCTTAAGAAGTACGGGAAGGTCGCAATCGGAGTTCATTTCTCAGTGTCGGCGGCTTCGATCACTGGCCTCTATGTCGCCATCAAGAACAATGTGGATGTTGAATCGCTACTCGATAAGTTACACATGGATGGATTCTCTTCCAAAGATCAGTCGCAGACTAGTCCCGATGATGGACTAGTGATCGAAGAAAGTCCTGCGTCGGATATTCAATCGACGGTGGCGCAGGAGCCGAGGACGAGGAATCGTACTGCAGAGCTTGCGGCGTCGACTGGCAGCGCGTTGGCTTTGGCCGTTCTTTGCAACAAGGCATTGCTGCCTATTCGGATTCCGATAACGATTGGGCTGACGCCGCCGATTGCGAGGATGCTGGCGAGGCGAGGGATTATGAGAAGTGGTTAA